TCCATTATCCAGTGCTATTTTCCAAAACTAAGAAAATAGAAAATGGCATGAGAAAATAGAGGAATCCGCCAGAGGCGGATTGTGAGGCGCCCGGGGGTCGAACCCGGGACACCATCCTTAAAAGGGATGTGCTCTACCAGCTGAGCTAGCGCCCCAAAAAAACCTGCAATAAACCTTGTTTCGATGCTTTTTATACTTGAGGAGCTACCTAAAGCCCCCCAATTAAAAGTGGCGCAAGCTAGCAAACACAAATCCCCAAGTCAAACAAATCCTTATGTTGTGTGATAGTCGAATAAGAAGGCTTAAACCATGACGCCTATGAAAAAGAACATCCAAATCTATCATCGGAAATAGGATTTCATTTTATCTAAAATAAGATCGCGAGTTTTTCTAAAAGCTTCGAGATGTTCCTCTTCTGAACCTGAAACGCTGGCAGGATCGGGAAAGGGCCAGTGTAGATGTTTGGCTTTTCCCAGAAAGACGGGGCAAACTTCTTCGGCGCATAGGGTGATAACCAAATCGATATCTTTGGGATTAATTTTGTCAACGGACTTGGATTGGTGAGCAGAAATATCGATGCCGACTTCTTTCATAACTTGAATGGCCAACGGATTGACCTTTGAAGGCTGGGAGCCGGCGCTCAAGAACTTCGCTCGGTCTCCAAAAAAATGCCTGGCCAATCCTTCAGCCATTTGGCTGCGGGAGGAATTTGCAACACACAGAAATAAAATATTTTTTTTATTCATCGGCAGTTCCCGATCAGAACGTTATTTTGTTTGAAAAAACGCTTTCTGAAATAAAAAGATACGTTCACCAGTGCAATCATCACCGGTACTTCCACCAGGGGGCCAATGACGGCAGCAAAGGCGGCTCCGTGGTTTAATCCAAATGTGGCAATGGCCACGGCAATGGCGAGTTCAAAATTGTTGGAGGCTGCCGTAAATGATAGTGTAG
The Deltaproteobacteria bacterium GWA2_45_12 genome window above contains:
- a CDS encoding arsenate reductase; protein product: MNKKNILFLCVANSSRSQMAEGLARHFFGDRAKFLSAGSQPSKVNPLAIQVMKEVGIDISAHQSKSVDKINPKDIDLVITLCAEEVCPVFLGKAKHLHWPFPDPASVSGSEEEHLEAFRKTRDLILDKMKSYFR